A stretch of the uncultured Desulfobacter sp. genome encodes the following:
- a CDS encoding tRNA-dihydrouridine synthase family protein, which translates to MADSCPCLILAPLQGVTDVVFRQTYVQHFTGIDQAMAPFISTMSSRRLKPSRLKDVDPELNKALPVVPQILGNQPDDFIYLGDYLFDMGYAQVNWNLGCPHSKIAKKMRGSGLLSHPDKIDAFLARVIPAMKPALSVKIRLGRKSKEEIRDLIEMFNRHKLDEIILHPRTGEQMYTGLADVDAFERAMNNCIHPMVYNGDIVDTVSWERIRLRFPGISRFMIGRGILSNPFLPEQIKGVNIDSQNTEPQVRERLKNFHADLFNRYKQVFSGPGHLIGRMKGFWGYLGPSFENSKKPLKKLLKSNSEQDYLDRVCEFWEMKLRFCPGPK; encoded by the coding sequence ATGGCAGATAGTTGCCCCTGTTTGATATTGGCCCCCCTGCAGGGTGTTACCGATGTGGTGTTCAGACAGACGTACGTACAGCATTTTACCGGTATTGACCAGGCCATGGCCCCGTTTATCTCCACCATGAGCAGCAGGCGACTGAAACCGTCCAGGCTCAAAGACGTAGATCCGGAACTGAACAAAGCACTGCCTGTCGTCCCCCAGATCCTGGGAAATCAGCCGGATGATTTTATCTATCTTGGGGATTACCTTTTTGACATGGGCTATGCCCAGGTGAACTGGAACCTTGGGTGCCCCCATTCAAAAATTGCAAAAAAAATGCGGGGATCGGGCCTTTTATCACACCCGGATAAAATAGATGCCTTCCTGGCCCGGGTAATCCCAGCTATGAAACCTGCTTTAAGCGTTAAAATCCGTCTGGGACGTAAAAGCAAAGAAGAGATCCGGGATTTGATTGAAATGTTTAATCGCCACAAACTTGACGAAATCATCCTGCATCCCAGAACCGGGGAGCAAATGTATACAGGGCTTGCTGATGTTGATGCCTTTGAACGGGCAATGAACAACTGTATCCATCCCATGGTCTATAACGGGGATATTGTGGACACGGTATCATGGGAAAGAATCCGGCTGCGCTTTCCGGGGATCAGTCGATTCATGATCGGAAGAGGTATTCTTTCCAATCCCTTTTTGCCCGAGCAGATCAAGGGCGTGAACATCGATTCCCAAAACACCGAACCCCAGGTACGTGAACGATTAAAAAATTTTCATGCAGATCTTTTTAATCGTTACAAACAGGTCTTTTCAGGCCCGGGGCACCTTATCGGAAGAATGAAAGGTTTTTGGGGCTATTTGGGCCCCTCTTTTGAAAACAGCAAAAAACCGTTAAAAAAATTGCTCAAGTCAAATTCAGAACAAGACTATTTAGATAGGGTCTGTGAATTTTGGGAAATGAAGTTAAGATTTTGTCCGGGCCCTAAATAA
- the putP gene encoding sodium/proline symporter PutP — translation MEILYFQFGLYLLLMLGIGYVSMKRTSNNEDFLIGGRTLGPVTTAISAGASDMSSWLLLGLPGAVFAKGLIGGFWISLGLAAGAYINWLVVAARLRAMTERMNAVTLPKFISKRFDDNSGLLKIVSAVVILIFFTLYVASGLKGGTLLFAHSFGASEETALIITTFVVVSYTFLGGYLAVCWTDLIQGLLMLAALVFCCIMAFTAVSGSGVDITAIRPEAFSFSTSWITGASLCAWGFGYFGQPHILSRFIGIDSVESVPKARRVGTSWMLICLVLASIIGLVGIGYNAIHPMEGIAGSSGNSERIFLALTTALLHPVFSGFILAAVLAAVMSTADSQLLVLTSALTEDLPFFEHTKDQTRAWISRFGVLGFALLAFLIASNDSGSILAMVGYAWGGFGAAFGPLIILSLLWRGMTRYGALAGMVTGAVTIVIVKNFVTIEGEYFYELLPGFLLATISIVSVSLVTEKPCDATLAEFDKAQDLCRTQSNEDEDEFLPSSLNIAE, via the coding sequence ATGGAAATTTTATATTTTCAGTTTGGCCTGTATTTATTATTGATGCTGGGCATTGGCTATGTCTCGATGAAACGGACAAGTAACAATGAAGATTTTTTGATCGGTGGCCGGACACTTGGCCCAGTCACTACCGCGATCAGCGCCGGCGCCTCAGACATGTCAAGCTGGCTCTTACTTGGATTGCCCGGGGCTGTGTTTGCAAAGGGGTTAATCGGTGGGTTCTGGATTTCCCTCGGACTTGCCGCAGGTGCTTACATCAACTGGCTTGTTGTGGCGGCACGCCTGAGAGCGATGACTGAACGAATGAACGCGGTTACCCTTCCCAAGTTTATTTCCAAACGGTTTGACGACAATTCCGGCCTGCTTAAAATCGTCTCCGCCGTTGTTATTCTGATTTTTTTCACCTTATACGTTGCCTCCGGACTTAAAGGCGGCACTCTTTTATTTGCCCATAGCTTTGGGGCGTCCGAAGAGACCGCCCTTATAATCACCACCTTTGTGGTGGTGTCCTACACCTTTTTGGGCGGATATCTTGCCGTGTGCTGGACAGATTTAATCCAGGGGCTTCTCATGCTGGCCGCCCTGGTATTCTGCTGCATCATGGCCTTCACCGCAGTCTCCGGATCCGGGGTGGATATTACCGCCATCCGTCCCGAAGCATTTTCCTTTTCAACCTCTTGGATCACAGGGGCATCCCTTTGTGCCTGGGGTTTCGGATATTTTGGCCAGCCCCACATCCTGTCCCGGTTTATCGGGATCGACAGTGTGGAATCCGTGCCCAAGGCCAGGCGAGTCGGCACGTCTTGGATGCTGATCTGCCTTGTCCTGGCATCCATAATCGGCCTTGTGGGAATCGGATACAATGCGATTCATCCCATGGAAGGGATCGCTGGCTCCAGCGGCAACAGCGAGCGTATTTTTCTTGCACTGACAACGGCATTGTTACATCCGGTTTTCAGTGGTTTTATTCTGGCGGCGGTCCTGGCAGCAGTCATGTCCACGGCGGATTCACAGCTGTTGGTCCTGACCTCGGCGCTGACAGAAGATCTTCCTTTTTTTGAACATACCAAAGACCAAACCCGGGCCTGGATCAGTCGGTTCGGCGTTTTGGGCTTTGCTCTGCTGGCCTTTTTGATTGCCTCAAACGATTCAGGCAGTATCCTGGCCATGGTGGGCTATGCCTGGGGCGGATTCGGTGCGGCCTTCGGGCCTTTGATTATACTATCTTTGCTCTGGCGGGGGATGACAAGATACGGGGCTCTGGCAGGAATGGTTACAGGGGCCGTGACCATTGTTATTGTTAAAAATTTTGTCACCATTGAGGGTGAGTACTTTTATGAATTGCTGCCTGGATTTTTACTTGCGACCATTTCCATTGTTTCTGTGAGCCTGGTGACTGAAAAACCGTGTGACGCTACACTTGCCGAATTTGATAAAGCCCAGGACCTTTGCCGGACACAAAGCAATGAAGATGAAGATGAATTTTTGCCATCCTCTTTAAATATTGCGGAATAG
- a CDS encoding FAD-dependent oxidoreductase, protein MTDPLFDPIQINQLSIPNRIYMPAMHLGMAHNFEVTDQIVEFYARRAQGGPGMICVGYATVDELSGNTQNIGAHDDKFIPGLARLADTIRKNGSLCAIQINHAGRYNFSFLLNGKQPVAPSAVASKMTKETPRALEISEIQQTIKSFAHAAARVKKAGVDAVEILSGTGYLISEFLSPLTNQRTDEYGGSRENRMRFGLEVAQAVRDAVGDDYPLIVRMNGNDFMPGGNDRWDLIEYAKQLSKGPVDALCINVGWHEARVPQIVAQVPRGAFGYLARDIRAAVDVPVIASHRINDPETAREMIDQKFCDMVAMGRSMIADPDLPKKAREGREKEIVHCIACAQGCLDNLFKLKHVECLCNPLAGHEYKKKLRKIGTGKKVMVIGGGAAGMTAALTCAKRGSDVTLYESAGRLGGQLHLAAAPPGRDAFARFSNDLEYQLSVAKIPVVLNCKVGESLILKEKPDTLILATGGRPLEPPIPGMDLPHVAGAWDVLENKVKTGKNVAIIGGGAVGVETALFLAQKGTMPAETIKFLLVNKAETPEVLFNMATRGSKKVCLIEMTDRIGKDIGKSTRWGMMQDLRRFNVETVTGAKVLRITETGIEIEKGSKINVMDFDTVVVAAGAVSYNPLAQIAKKLGIDHRVAGDALKIGTAFDAVHGGYEAAISI, encoded by the coding sequence ATGACAGATCCCCTGTTTGATCCCATCCAAATCAATCAATTGAGCATTCCCAACAGAATTTATATGCCGGCCATGCATCTAGGCATGGCACATAATTTTGAAGTGACTGATCAAATCGTTGAATTTTACGCAAGGCGGGCCCAAGGCGGACCGGGTATGATCTGCGTTGGGTATGCCACGGTGGACGAACTGTCCGGCAACACCCAGAACATTGGTGCCCATGATGATAAATTTATTCCGGGACTGGCCCGGCTGGCTGATACCATCCGAAAAAATGGAAGCCTATGCGCAATTCAGATTAATCATGCCGGCCGGTATAATTTTTCATTCCTGCTCAATGGCAAGCAGCCCGTGGCCCCGTCTGCCGTTGCTTCCAAGATGACAAAGGAGACCCCCAGAGCCCTTGAAATCAGCGAAATACAGCAAACCATTAAATCCTTTGCACATGCGGCAGCCCGGGTAAAAAAGGCAGGGGTTGATGCAGTGGAAATTTTATCAGGCACAGGATATCTGATCTCCGAATTTTTGTCTCCGCTGACCAACCAGCGCACCGACGAATATGGAGGCAGCCGTGAAAACCGCATGCGGTTTGGTTTGGAAGTGGCCCAGGCGGTTCGGGATGCCGTGGGAGATGACTATCCCTTGATCGTGAGAATGAACGGCAATGATTTTATGCCGGGCGGCAATGACCGATGGGATCTTATTGAATATGCAAAACAATTGTCCAAAGGGCCTGTGGATGCCCTATGTATTAATGTGGGCTGGCATGAGGCCCGGGTACCCCAGATTGTAGCCCAGGTACCCAGAGGCGCATTTGGCTATCTTGCCCGGGATATCCGGGCTGCGGTAGATGTCCCTGTGATCGCAAGCCACAGAATTAATGACCCTGAAACCGCCAGGGAGATGATTGATCAAAAATTTTGTGACATGGTTGCCATGGGGCGCAGTATGATCGCCGACCCGGATCTGCCGAAAAAAGCCCGTGAAGGCAGAGAAAAGGAAATTGTTCATTGCATTGCCTGTGCCCAAGGATGTCTTGACAACCTGTTCAAACTCAAACATGTGGAATGCCTTTGCAACCCATTGGCCGGTCATGAGTATAAAAAAAAATTACGCAAAATTGGCACAGGGAAAAAAGTGATGGTGATTGGCGGCGGAGCTGCCGGGATGACGGCCGCGCTGACCTGTGCCAAACGTGGGAGTGATGTCACCCTGTATGAAAGTGCCGGGCGATTGGGCGGTCAACTCCACTTGGCTGCAGCGCCTCCGGGCAGGGACGCATTCGCCCGTTTTTCAAACGACCTTGAATATCAGCTTTCTGTGGCAAAGATCCCCGTTGTCTTGAACTGCAAGGTGGGCGAATCCCTGATTTTAAAAGAAAAACCTGATACCCTGATCCTTGCCACAGGCGGGCGCCCCCTTGAACCACCCATTCCCGGCATGGATCTTCCCCATGTGGCCGGGGCCTGGGATGTTCTTGAAAACAAGGTAAAAACCGGCAAAAATGTGGCTATCATCGGTGGCGGGGCTGTGGGGGTTGAAACGGCATTATTCCTTGCACAAAAAGGCACCATGCCGGCGGAAACCATCAAATTTCTGCTGGTGAACAAAGCCGAAACCCCGGAAGTCCTATTTAACATGGCCACCCGAGGCAGCAAAAAAGTGTGTCTCATTGAAATGACAGATCGCATTGGAAAGGATATCGGTAAATCAACCCGATGGGGGATGATGCAGGATCTCAGGCGTTTTAATGTGGAAACCGTGACCGGCGCAAAAGTGTTGCGAATCACGGAAACAGGCATTGAAATCGAAAAGGGTAGCAAAATAAATGTCATGGACTTTGACACTGTTGTGGTGGCTGCAGGCGCTGTATCTTACAACCCATTGGCACAGATTGCTAAAAAGCTCGGTATTGATCACCGTGTGGCCGGTGACGCCTTAAAGATAGGGACAGCCTTTGATGCGGTGCATGGTGGCTATGAGGCAGCTATCTCCATTTAA
- a CDS encoding sigma 54-interacting transcriptional regulator gives MKNHGIWNLNFLNHILDAMAEGLFTLDQDGIITAWNRAMEKISGYTAEQAVGQQCGLIKCSRCYDQTQPMDISQCKVLTQGQAEAKECFIRHKDGYDVPVIKNARLVRDEKNNVLGIVETLTDLTEIKAIKAREASAKQELKKRYALGNIIGKSAAMEKVFHAIRAAADSRATILIQGESGTGKELVARAIHYEAAGGQRPLVTVNCSALSETLLESELFGHVKGAFTGAHKDRIGRFEQADTGTIFLDEIGELTPYMQVKLLRVLQEREIERVGDTRKKKIDIRIIAATHKDLSTLTREGMFREDLYYRLKVFPIRLPPLRQRLEDIPLLVRSFIEKGNKHEDMDICNVTPDAMKALMAYPWPGNVRELENAIAHGFVLCRTREITCADLPDEVCSNNQSHTASPPGNDSFSHQPSFSPAPLTRERLVSLLDACNWNKAEVARQLGKSRTLVWKYMKKWDIPLKKD, from the coding sequence GTGAAAAACCACGGAATCTGGAACCTCAATTTTTTAAACCATATTTTAGATGCTATGGCTGAAGGGCTGTTCACTTTGGACCAGGACGGTATCATTACAGCCTGGAACCGGGCCATGGAAAAAATCAGCGGCTACACCGCCGAACAGGCTGTGGGGCAACAATGCGGTCTGATCAAATGCAGCCGATGTTATGATCAGACACAACCGATGGATATATCCCAATGCAAGGTGCTGACACAAGGTCAAGCAGAAGCCAAAGAATGCTTTATCCGGCACAAGGACGGGTATGATGTTCCGGTCATTAAAAATGCCCGATTGGTCCGGGATGAAAAAAATAACGTGCTGGGCATTGTGGAAACCTTGACAGACTTGACGGAAATCAAAGCCATAAAGGCCCGGGAGGCCTCTGCCAAACAGGAACTTAAAAAACGTTACGCCCTTGGCAATATCATTGGAAAATCAGCAGCCATGGAAAAGGTGTTCCATGCCATCCGGGCGGCAGCAGACAGTCGGGCCACCATCCTGATTCAGGGGGAAAGCGGCACAGGCAAAGAGCTTGTGGCCCGGGCCATCCACTATGAGGCGGCCGGGGGGCAACGGCCTCTGGTAACGGTTAACTGCTCGGCACTGTCCGAAACGCTGCTGGAAAGTGAGTTATTCGGGCATGTTAAAGGGGCGTTTACCGGTGCGCATAAAGACCGGATAGGGCGGTTTGAGCAGGCAGACACCGGCACCATATTTCTTGATGAAATCGGAGAACTTACGCCGTATATGCAGGTAAAACTGCTGCGGGTGCTTCAAGAGAGGGAAATTGAGCGGGTGGGGGATACCCGGAAAAAGAAAATCGACATCCGGATTATTGCTGCCACCCATAAAGATTTAAGCACCCTCACCCGGGAGGGCATGTTTCGCGAGGATTTGTACTACCGACTTAAGGTGTTTCCTATCCGGCTTCCGCCGTTGCGGCAGCGGCTGGAGGATATACCGTTGCTGGTCCGCAGCTTTATTGAAAAGGGTAATAAACACGAGGACATGGACATCTGTAATGTAACCCCTGACGCCATGAAAGCACTGATGGCCTATCCATGGCCGGGAAATGTACGGGAACTGGAAAACGCCATTGCCCATGGATTTGTGCTCTGCCGTACCCGGGAAATAACTTGCGCAGATCTACCTGATGAGGTTTGCAGTAACAACCAATCTCATACTGCATCGCCGCCAGGAAACGATTCATTCTCACATCAACCTTCCTTTTCTCCGGCCCCTTTGACTCGGGAGCGTCTAGTGTCGCTTCTGGATGCCTGCAACTGGAACAAGGCTGAGGTGGCAAGGCAACTTGGAAAAAGCCGGACCCTTGTCTGGAAGTACATGAAAAAATGGGACATCCCACTAAAAAAAGATTAA
- a CDS encoding universal stress protein: MIQKPKRILFASDLSTNMKEVFKHAVSLSTLSDANIIVLHVMEEAGKNSQRRVQRAFGETLYNSIRSEQKDGARNLLTGKNVDALGIKQAIAGFLEDKEESPSEMEISSPIEKILVTESKSIADEITRTAVEEECDVIVIGCGHHSFIESAIGDNIARKVLKRTSVPVLVVPLLD; encoded by the coding sequence ATGATCCAGAAACCAAAACGTATATTGTTCGCCTCAGACCTGTCCACCAACATGAAAGAGGTATTTAAACATGCCGTATCCCTTTCCACGCTAAGCGATGCGAACATCATCGTGCTTCATGTCATGGAAGAGGCCGGCAAAAATTCACAACGGCGTGTACAACGCGCATTTGGTGAAACACTTTACAACTCGATAAGATCCGAACAAAAAGATGGGGCCCGGAATCTGCTTACGGGGAAAAATGTGGATGCCCTGGGTATCAAGCAAGCCATTGCGGGTTTTCTGGAGGACAAGGAAGAAAGTCCGTCCGAGATGGAGATAAGTTCTCCCATTGAAAAAATTCTTGTCACGGAAAGCAAGTCCATTGCCGATGAAATTACCCGGACAGCAGTTGAGGAAGAATGCGATGTCATTGTTATCGGGTGTGGACACCACAGTTTTATAGAAAGTGCCATTGGAGATAACATTGCCCGTAAGGTGCTCAAACGAACTTCTGTTCCTGTGCTGGTGGTGCCTTTGCTGGACTGA
- a CDS encoding DUF1848 domain-containing protein, whose protein sequence is MTGPTGILSASRRTDIPGWYTPWFLNRIEKGYFIVTNPFNRQSRRVDSTPKDIHTIVFWSKNYGPFLDLDAHKILSRKGFHLFFNFTINTPVKALEPGLPDLSERLDQVRRIARHVSPAQVAWRFDPICFWEKSGGVFNNLDAFEYIAGQLSQMGIKQCITSFYDPYKKVTARIKRLTTPGTPMLKFIDPGMARKAKIIRSMAQFLTPLGMELFLCCEKELMDAAGLHGFASHSSCINGRLYKTLFGGNPETRGDYGQRRKKGCQCRKSFDIGSYEDHPCFHNCLFCYARTGLDITKPSMG, encoded by the coding sequence TTGACTGGTCCGACCGGCATTTTGTCCGCCTCCAGGCGGACAGATATTCCAGGATGGTACACCCCCTGGTTTCTGAACAGAATTGAAAAAGGATATTTTATTGTAACCAATCCATTTAACAGGCAGTCCCGCAGGGTTGATTCCACCCCTAAAGACATTCACACCATTGTTTTCTGGTCTAAAAACTATGGCCCGTTTCTGGACTTAGACGCGCATAAAATTTTATCCCGGAAAGGATTTCACCTGTTTTTCAATTTTACCATCAATACACCTGTAAAAGCGCTTGAACCCGGCTTACCTGATCTGTCGGAGCGTTTGGACCAGGTCCGGCGTATTGCCCGTCACGTAAGTCCCGCACAGGTTGCCTGGCGTTTTGACCCCATTTGTTTTTGGGAGAAGAGCGGGGGGGTGTTTAACAACCTTGATGCCTTTGAATATATTGCAGGGCAGTTATCTCAAATGGGCATCAAACAATGCATTACCAGTTTTTATGATCCATACAAAAAGGTGACTGCAAGAATCAAACGCCTGACTACGCCGGGCACCCCCATGCTTAAATTCATAGACCCGGGCATGGCGCGTAAAGCAAAGATCATCCGCAGTATGGCTCAATTTCTCACTCCTCTTGGTATGGAACTTTTTTTATGCTGTGAAAAAGAATTGATGGATGCCGCCGGATTACACGGATTTGCATCCCATAGCAGCTGCATCAACGGGCGTCTTTATAAAACCCTGTTTGGCGGGAATCCGGAAACCCGCGGCGATTATGGACAACGGCGCAAAAAAGGCTGTCAATGCAGAAAGTCATTTGATATTGGTTCCTATGAAGATCATCCTTGTTTTCATAATTGCCTTTTCTGCTATGCCAGAACAGGCCTTGACATCACAAAACCGTCCATGGGGTGA
- the dusB gene encoding tRNA dihydrouridine synthase DusB: MKIKDLEINGITFLAPLAGITNLPFRQLIKDCGCAVVCSEMISAKGIFYNSEKTITLLKSQENERPLSVQIFGSDPVSMGQAAAFIDNLGIADIIDINFGCSVRKVVKQGAGVALMKDPALAQKILKSVRDATSLPFTIKIRSGWDASGDQAVHLAKIAEDQGVNAITFHPRTAAQGFKGKSDWQLIARLKQAIRIPVIGNGDIITPHDAGKMFSQTGCDAVMVGRAAMANPFILSQIEQYVAHGAFVKPEPWAIFRKMEALIQGYVSYFGEVTACRMLRGRLSWFVRGLSGAAAFRKELSTLASSAQALEMIRNFEAGLKA; the protein is encoded by the coding sequence ATGAAAATAAAAGATTTAGAAATTAACGGTATCACCTTTCTGGCACCTTTGGCAGGAATTACCAATCTGCCCTTCAGGCAGCTGATAAAAGATTGCGGGTGTGCTGTGGTATGCTCGGAGATGATCAGTGCCAAAGGCATATTCTATAACTCGGAGAAAACGATAACCTTGCTTAAGTCGCAGGAAAACGAACGGCCTTTATCTGTTCAGATTTTTGGGTCGGATCCGGTCTCCATGGGGCAGGCTGCCGCATTTATCGATAATCTTGGTATAGCGGATATCATTGACATCAATTTTGGGTGCAGTGTCAGGAAAGTTGTTAAGCAAGGCGCCGGTGTCGCCCTGATGAAGGATCCGGCCCTTGCGCAAAAAATTTTAAAGTCTGTCAGGGATGCCACGTCGCTTCCATTTACCATAAAAATACGCAGCGGGTGGGATGCTTCCGGAGATCAGGCCGTGCATCTTGCAAAAATCGCCGAAGACCAGGGGGTGAACGCCATCACCTTTCACCCGAGGACAGCCGCTCAGGGATTTAAGGGAAAGTCGGACTGGCAGTTGATTGCAAGACTTAAACAAGCCATCCGCATTCCCGTGATCGGGAACGGCGACATCATTACCCCCCATGACGCGGGAAAAATGTTTTCCCAAACCGGCTGTGACGCCGTCATGGTGGGAAGGGCGGCCATGGCCAATCCGTTCATCCTTTCACAGATCGAACAGTATGTGGCCCATGGCGCATTCGTCAAGCCTGAGCCGTGGGCCATCTTCAGAAAAATGGAGGCCTTGATCCAAGGGTATGTCTCTTATTTTGGAGAAGTCACGGCGTGCAGGATGCTCAGGGGGAGGCTTTCATGGTTTGTCCGGGGATTGTCCGGGGCTGCTGCGTTCCGCAAAGAATTATCCACCCTTGCAAGCAGTGCTCAGGCCCTTGAGATGATCCGGAATTTTGAGGCCGGCCTCAAGGCTTGA
- the queF gene encoding preQ(1) synthase yields the protein MENKHYDTPFTVETADVITPDLLEPIEYAYKSKRSIDIKITQPEYTSVCPMTGLPDNGTIIIEYKPDAHLVELKSLKYYLMQYRNVGMFYEHVVNKILDDLVSVINPLYMKVTGEFTPRGGISSVGSAEYIKP from the coding sequence ATGGAAAACAAGCACTACGACACCCCTTTTACAGTGGAGACGGCTGATGTAATCACACCGGATCTGCTGGAACCTATTGAATACGCTTATAAATCAAAGCGAAGCATTGATATTAAAATCACCCAACCTGAATACACGTCTGTCTGTCCCATGACAGGTTTGCCGGATAATGGCACCATCATTATCGAATATAAGCCCGACGCACACTTGGTAGAGTTGAAGTCACTTAAATACTATCTAATGCAGTACAGAAACGTCGGCATGTTTTATGAGCATGTGGTGAATAAAATTCTGGACGATCTGGTCTCGGTGATAAATCCTCTCTACATGAAGGTGACCGGCGAATTCACCCCGCGCGGCGGAATTTCGTCCGTAGGATCTGCTGAATATATCAAGCCTTGA
- a CDS encoding HNH endonuclease gives MSKHRVTTQILNTDDMIDINNFFSFPDDIVIKKERAKARQLRGSQWWKRKRSSGICHYCEERFPPKELTMDHVIPLSRGGRSEKFNLVPCCKDCNTQKQRMLPAEWDEYMQRLRADKKNRPE, from the coding sequence ATGTCCAAACACCGAGTTACGACTCAAATACTAAATACAGACGATATGATAGATATAAATAATTTTTTTTCTTTTCCCGACGATATTGTAATAAAAAAAGAACGCGCCAAGGCCAGGCAACTTAGGGGCAGCCAATGGTGGAAGCGAAAACGATCATCCGGAATATGTCACTATTGCGAAGAACGTTTCCCCCCTAAAGAGTTGACCATGGATCATGTAATCCCCCTTTCCCGGGGAGGGCGATCGGAAAAATTTAACCTGGTACCATGCTGCAAGGACTGTAATACGCAAAAACAGCGAATGCTGCCGGCGGAGTGGGATGAATATATGCAAAGGCTTCGGGCGGATAAAAAAAATCGGCCGGAATGA
- the era gene encoding GTPase Era: protein MSKITRSGFVGIIGAPNAGKSTLLNQVLGQKISITSKKPQTTRDRILGIVNRPNSQIVFLDTPGIHKSTTLLNQRIVDQAVQAMDDVDLILFMVDAASRNYASEKMIVRRFETVGKPVILALNKIDLAKKAAVYEQVEMFRHMYAFETIVPVSARKNTQVDLLLDEVESRLPQGPPLYPEETFTDVSEKYMVSEIIREKVFRLTGMEIPYSSAVTVDAFDVEKKLIVIHASIHLVRNSQKGIVIGKNGSMLKRIGSNARKDIEQMLGSKVLLKLFVKVTRDWVSNKRHLSEFGY, encoded by the coding sequence ATGTCTAAAATCACCCGTTCAGGATTTGTGGGTATTATCGGTGCACCCAACGCCGGCAAATCCACACTGCTCAATCAGGTTCTTGGCCAAAAAATCTCAATTACATCCAAAAAGCCCCAGACGACTCGTGACCGCATCCTCGGTATTGTGAATCGCCCCAACTCCCAGATCGTATTTCTGGATACGCCGGGAATTCACAAAAGCACAACCCTGCTTAATCAGCGAATCGTGGACCAGGCGGTTCAGGCCATGGACGATGTGGATTTAATTCTTTTTATGGTGGATGCGGCATCCCGGAACTATGCGTCGGAAAAAATGATCGTAAGGAGATTTGAAACCGTTGGCAAACCTGTAATCCTGGCATTAAACAAAATTGATCTGGCCAAAAAAGCGGCTGTGTACGAACAGGTCGAAATGTTCAGGCATATGTACGCGTTTGAGACCATTGTACCTGTCTCTGCCAGAAAAAACACCCAGGTGGACCTGCTTCTTGATGAAGTGGAATCCCGTCTACCCCAGGGACCGCCCCTCTACCCGGAGGAGACCTTTACCGACGTTTCCGAAAAATATATGGTCAGCGAAATTATCCGGGAAAAGGTATTCCGACTCACTGGCATGGAGATCCCCTATTCATCAGCGGTAACGGTGGATGCCTTTGATGTGGAAAAAAAACTGATTGTCATCCATGCCAGTATTCATCTGGTGCGCAATTCCCAAAAGGGAATCGTCATTGGGAAAAACGGAAGCATGCTCAAGCGAATCGGATCAAACGCCCGGAAAGATATTGAGCAGATGCTGGGCAGCAAGGTTCTGCTTAAACTTTTTGTCAAGGTGACCCGGGATTGGGTGTCTAATAAGCGGCACCTCAGCGAATTCGGATATTAA
- the yihA gene encoding ribosome biogenesis GTP-binding protein YihA/YsxC, which yields MKIRAVEFVKSAVKPAQYPEYDFPEIAFAGRSNVGKSSLINTLINRKDMVKTSSRPGCTQLINFFLVKGDVTREEVHQGALSLVDLPGYGYAKVSKKIRAQWQPMVETYVRTRNNLLGLILLMDIRRDPGKEELDMVRWLESNQMPCLLVLTKADKLSKTKQLKHLDAVCKTFDRDRNGIVLFSAKTRQGRQTIWDEIRNLIDWYQEED from the coding sequence ATGAAAATCCGTGCCGTTGAATTTGTAAAAAGTGCGGTAAAACCCGCCCAGTACCCGGAGTACGATTTTCCGGAAATCGCGTTTGCGGGCAGATCCAATGTGGGGAAATCGTCTTTGATCAACACTTTGATCAACCGAAAGGACATGGTCAAAACAAGCTCCCGGCCCGGATGCACCCAGCTGATCAACTTTTTTCTGGTCAAAGGCGATGTGACCCGGGAAGAGGTCCACCAAGGCGCGTTATCCCTGGTGGACCTTCCCGGATACGGATACGCCAAGGTGTCCAAAAAAATCAGGGCACAATGGCAGCCCATGGTGGAAACCTATGTGAGAACCCGCAACAATCTGTTAGGCCTGATTCTACTCATGGATATCCGAAGGGATCCTGGCAAAGAAGAACTCGATATGGTCCGCTGGCTTGAATCAAATCAGATGCCCTGCCTTCTGGTCTTAACCAAAGCAGATAAACTATCAAAAACAAAACAATTAAAGCACCTGGATGCAGTCTGTAAAACGTTCGACCGGGACAGAAACGGTATCGTTCTTTTTTCGGCTAAAACCCGTCAGGGCCGCCAAACCATATGGGATGAAATCCGCAACCTCATTGACTGGTATCAGGAGGAGGATTAA